Part of the Quadrisphaera sp. DSM 44207 genome, GCCCGCGCTGTCGGTGCGGGGCCTTCGCCCGGCGCCGGCCCGCGGCCCGGTCGCCGACGCGCTCGCCGCCTACGCGGACGGGGACGTCGACGCGCTGGACGCCGTGCCGGTCGAGCAGCCGGGAGCGCCGTTCCTGCAGGAGGCGTGGCGGGCGCTGCGCGGGGTGCGCGCGGGCACGACCACCAGCTACACCGGCCTGGCCGCGGCGGCGGGGCGCCCGGCCGCCGTGCGTGCGGCCGGCTCGGCGTGCGCCCGCAACCTCGTCGCACCGTTCGTGCCGTGCCACCGGGTGCTGCGCAGCGACGGCTCCCTGGGCGGCTACCTGTACGGCGTGGACGTCAAGGCGGCGCTGCTGCGCCACGAGGCGCGCTGAGCCGCCCGCTGTGCAGACGGCTGCTGCGTCAGGAAGCGTCGCTCTCGGCCGCTCGGGCTGCCTCGGAGGTGTCGAACGGCAGGGCCACCGGTGGGGCCGGCAGGCCGATCAGGCGCGCGGCCAGGTGCTCGTACTCCTGAGCCAGCATCGCCGCGGACCGGCCGCGGGAGGTGCTCGCCAGCGCGTACAGGCTCACCCCGGAGTTCAGGGCCTCGGCGATCGGCACGCGCTGGGGGATCAGCCCCAGAATGTGGTCCCCGTGCTCCTCCCACAGCCGCCGCAGGGCCGCGCGGTGCGCGACGGTACCGGTCTGCACCTTGTTGACCGCGATGCCCGCGATGTCCACCCGGTGCCCGTAGCCCTCGCCGATGGCGTGCATGGTGCGGCGCAGGTGCGCCAGGCCGTAGAACGACACCGCCGCCGGCTCGGTGACCAGCAGCACCGAGTCCGAGGCCAGCACGGCGCTGCCCAGCAGGCGCCCCAGGTGCGGCGGAGCGTCGATGAGGGCCCAGTCGTACTCTTCGAGGTGGCCGAGCGCGGTGCCCAGCCGCTCCTGCAGGACGTCGCCGTCCTGGTCGCGCTCGGCGAGGGAGAAGTCGCTGGGCAGCACGTCCACGCCGGGCCACCGGCTGGGGACGACGGCCGCCCGCGCGTCCTCCGGGCGCAGCGACCCGTTGGGGGCCAGGACGTCGTCGACCGTGTGCTTGACGTCGGCGTCCACCCCCAGGAGCACCGCGGTCGCCGTCGAGGAGGAGTCGAGGTCCACCACGAGGACCCGGTTCTCCATGTGGGTCAGGGCGGCGGCCAGGTTCACGGTCGTCGTGGTCTTGCCGACGCCGCCCTTCTGGTTGGCCACCGTCAGGACGCCGGGTCCCGCTCCAGTCATGGGCCCTCTCCGAGTCGCGTCAGCGTGCCGGTCTGCCCGGAACCCTAGGACCAGCGCGTTCGTACCGCCGTTCGCGCGCCCGCCCGGCCCCCATGCCGCACTTGTGGCGGTACGTGCGCTTCTCGTGCCCCCCTGCGCGCACGTGTGGGGGTGTGTGCTCCGCAGGAGGAGTCCTCGGCGGGGCGGCGCTCAGCGCAGCACGCGGTGGCTGGCGACGACGATCCCGGTCGGGGACGTCGTGCTCCACTCCACCTCGAGCTCGGCGTGCGTGCCTCGAACAGCCGGACGCGGCGGTCGAGGACCACCGGGATCGTGGTGAAGACGTAGCGGTTCACCAGGCCCGCAGCGGCCGGCGCTCGCACGAGGGCGCCGCTGCCGAGGACGACGAGGTTGCCGTCGCCGCGCTCCTTCAGCGCCCGGACGGTGTCGGCGGCCTCACCGGCCAGCAACGTGGAGTTCGGGTGCGGCAGCTCCGGGTCCGGTGTCCGGGAGACCACGTACTTCGGAGTCCGCGTCAGGACGTCGGCGAAGGGGTTCGGCTCGGGCG contains:
- a CDS encoding methylated-DNA--[protein]-cysteine S-methyltransferase, whose translation is MTTTTITTVPTSAAPSDAPAAAALQVLRLPTPAGEVAVILTPEDGVVRAAGFCGPDVLAARLAPALSVRGLRPAPARGPVADALAAYADGDVDALDAVPVEQPGAPFLQEAWRALRGVRAGTTTSYTGLAAAAGRPAAVRAAGSACARNLVAPFVPCHRVLRSDGSLGGYLYGVDVKAALLRHEAR
- a CDS encoding ParA family protein codes for the protein MTGAGPGVLTVANQKGGVGKTTTTVNLAAALTHMENRVLVVDLDSSSTATAVLLGVDADVKHTVDDVLAPNGSLRPEDARAAVVPSRWPGVDVLPSDFSLAERDQDGDVLQERLGTALGHLEEYDWALIDAPPHLGRLLGSAVLASDSVLLVTEPAAVSFYGLAHLRRTMHAIGEGYGHRVDIAGIAVNKVQTGTVAHRAALRRLWEEHGDHILGLIPQRVPIAEALNSGVSLYALASTSRGRSAAMLAQEYEHLAARLIGLPAPPVALPFDTSEAARAAESDAS
- a CDS encoding dihydrofolate reductase family protein — protein: MVSRTPDPELPHPNSTLLAGEAADTVRALKERGDGNLVVLGSGALVRAPAAAGLVNRYVFTTIPVVLDRRVRLFEARTPSSRWSGARRPRPGSSSPATACCAERRPAEDSSCGAHTPTRARRGAREAHVPPQVRHGGRAGARTAVRTRWS